A window from Sus scrofa isolate TJ Tabasco breed Duroc chromosome 2, Sscrofa11.1, whole genome shotgun sequence encodes these proteins:
- the NEUROG1 gene encoding neurogenin-1 has protein sequence MPAPLETCISDLDCASSGGSSTSDLSGFLTDEEDGARLQPSASASGPPVPARRGAPGIPVTSDTPRAQDDEQERRRRRGRARVRSEALLHSLRRSRRVKANDRERNRMHNLNAALDALRSVLPSFPDDSKLTKIETLRFAYNYIWALAETLRLADQGLSGGGARERLLPPQCAPCLPGPPSPSSDAESWGSGAAASPCAAAASPLSDPSSPAASEDFTYGPGDPLFSFPGLPKDLLHTTPCFIHYH, from the coding sequence ATGCCAGCCCCTCTGGAGACCTGTATCTCGGACCTCGACTGTGCCagcagcggcggcagcagcacCAGCGACCTGTCCGGCTTCCTCACCGACGAGGAGGACGGTGCCAGGCTCCAGCCCTCCGCGTCCGCCTCGGGGCCGCCTGTGCCGGCCCGCAGGGGCGCACCCGGGATTCCGGTCACATCAGACACTCCTCGGGCCCAGGACGATGAGCAGGAGAGGCGGCGGCGCAGGGGCCGCGCACGGGTGCGCTCAGAGGCGCTGCTGCACTCGCTGCGCAGGAGCCGGCGCGTCAAGGCCAACGACCGCGAGCGCAACCGCATGCACAACCTGAACGCGGCGCTGGACGCGCTGCGCAGCGTGCTCCCCTCCTTCCCAGACGACAGCAAGCTCACCAAGATCGAGACGCTGCGCTTCGCCTACAACTACATCTGGGCTCTGGCCGAGACTCTGCGCCTGGCCGACCAGGGACTGAGCGGGGGCGGTGCCCGGGAGCGCCTCCTGCCGCCTCAGTGCGCCCCCTGTCTCCCGGGGCCCCCGAGCCCCTCCAGCGACGCGGAGTCCTGGGGCTCCGGCGCCGCTGCCTCCCCCTGCGCCGCTGCCGCCTCGCCACTCTCTGACCCCAGTAGCCCCGCGGCGTCCGAAGACTTCACCTATGGCCCCGGCGACCCGCTTTTCTCCTTTCCAGGCCTGCCCAAAGACTTGCTCCACACGACGCCCTGTTTCATCCATTACCACTAG